A genome region from Streptomyces pratensis includes the following:
- the sufD gene encoding Fe-S cluster assembly protein SufD produces MAEAQNIPAGSTTAGSIAVAAESTVATRMSAPPSFDVADFPVPHGREEEWRFTPLERLRGLHDGTAVATGDGVKVVVEAPSGVTVETVGRDDARLGRAGTPVDRVAAQAYSSFQQASVVTVAKEAVLAEPVRITVHGEGGVAYGHQVIELEAFAEAVVVIDHTGDAVLAANVDYVLGDGAKLTVVSVQDWDDTAVHVGQHNALVGRDATFKSIIVTFGGDLVRLHPRVSYAAPGGEAELFGLYFTDKGQHQEHRLLVDHNTPHCKSNAVYKGALQGDDAHAVWIGDVLIQAAAEGTDTYEMNRNLVLTDGARVDSVPNLEIETGEIVGAGHASATGRFDDEQLFYLQSRGIPAEEARRLVVRGFFAELVQQIGLPDVEDRLLDKIEAELKASV; encoded by the coding sequence ATGGCTGAGGCTCAGAACATCCCGGCCGGTTCGACGACCGCCGGTTCCATCGCGGTGGCGGCCGAGTCCACCGTCGCCACGCGCATGAGCGCGCCCCCGTCCTTCGACGTCGCGGACTTCCCGGTCCCGCACGGCCGCGAGGAGGAATGGCGGTTCACACCGCTGGAGCGGCTGCGCGGCCTGCACGACGGCACCGCCGTCGCCACCGGTGACGGGGTCAAGGTCGTCGTCGAGGCGCCCTCGGGCGTCACGGTCGAGACCGTCGGCCGCGACGACGCGCGGCTCGGCAGGGCGGGCACCCCGGTGGACCGGGTCGCCGCCCAGGCGTACTCGTCCTTCCAGCAGGCCTCGGTCGTCACGGTCGCCAAGGAGGCCGTGCTCGCCGAGCCGGTCCGGATCACCGTGCACGGCGAGGGCGGTGTGGCCTACGGCCACCAGGTCATCGAGCTGGAAGCCTTCGCCGAGGCCGTCGTCGTCATCGACCACACCGGTGACGCCGTGCTCGCGGCCAACGTCGACTACGTCCTGGGTGACGGTGCGAAGCTCACCGTCGTCTCCGTCCAGGACTGGGACGACACGGCCGTCCACGTCGGCCAGCACAACGCGCTGGTCGGCCGCGACGCGACCTTCAAGTCGATCATCGTGACCTTCGGCGGGGACCTCGTCCGTCTCCACCCCCGGGTCTCCTACGCCGCCCCCGGCGGTGAGGCGGAGCTCTTCGGCCTGTACTTCACCGACAAGGGCCAGCACCAGGAGCACCGCCTCCTGGTCGACCACAACACCCCGCACTGCAAGTCCAACGCGGTGTACAAGGGTGCGCTCCAGGGCGACGACGCCCACGCCGTATGGATCGGTGACGTGCTCATCCAGGCCGCCGCCGAAGGTACCGACACCTACGAGATGAACCGCAACCTGGTTCTCACCGACGGTGCCCGTGTCGACTCCGTACCGAACCTGGAGATCGAGACCGGCGAGATCGTCGGCGCCGGCCACGCCTCGGCGACCGGCCGTTTCGACGACGAGCAGCTGTTCTACCTGCAGTCCCGCGGCATCCCCGCCGAGGAGGCCCGCCGTCTCGTCGTGCGCGGCTTCTTCGCCGAGCTGGTCCAGCAGATCGGCCTGCCGGACGTCGAGGACAGGCTCCTCGACAAGATCGAGGCCGAGCTGAAGGCGTCGGTCTGA
- the sufC gene encoding Fe-S cluster assembly ATPase SufC has translation MATLEIRDLHVSVEADNATKEILKGVDLTVKQGETHAIMGPNGSGKSTLAYSLAGHPKYTITSGTVTLDGEDVLEMSVDERARAGLFLAMQYPVEIPGVSVSNFLRTSATAVRGEAPKLRTWVKEVKETMAGLQMDPSFAERNVNEGFSGGEKKRHEILQLELLKPKVAILDETDSGLDVDALRVVSEGVNRVRDSGEVGTLLITHYTRILRYIKPDFVHVFANGRIAESGGAELADKLENEGYEAYTKGGPVSGANSGGTVA, from the coding sequence ATGGCAACGCTTGAAATCCGCGACCTGCACGTTTCCGTCGAGGCCGACAACGCCACGAAGGAGATCCTCAAGGGCGTCGACCTGACCGTGAAGCAGGGCGAGACGCACGCCATCATGGGCCCGAACGGGTCCGGCAAGTCCACCCTCGCGTACTCGCTCGCGGGTCACCCCAAGTACACGATCACGAGTGGCACGGTGACCCTGGACGGCGAGGACGTCCTGGAGATGTCCGTCGACGAGCGGGCCCGCGCCGGCCTGTTCCTCGCCATGCAGTACCCGGTCGAGATCCCCGGTGTCTCGGTCTCCAACTTCCTGCGCACCTCCGCCACCGCCGTCCGCGGTGAGGCCCCCAAGCTGCGGACGTGGGTGAAGGAGGTCAAGGAGACGATGGCCGGGCTCCAGATGGACCCCTCGTTCGCCGAGCGCAACGTCAACGAGGGCTTCTCCGGTGGTGAGAAGAAGCGCCACGAGATCCTCCAGCTGGAGCTCCTCAAGCCGAAGGTCGCCATTCTCGACGAGACCGACTCCGGCCTGGACGTCGACGCCCTGCGCGTCGTCTCCGAGGGCGTCAACCGGGTCCGTGACAGCGGCGAGGTCGGCACCCTGCTGATCACGCACTACACGCGGATCCTCCGCTACATCAAGCCCGACTTCGTGCATGTCTTCGCCAACGGCCGGATCGCCGAGTCCGGTGGCGCCGAGCTCGCCGACAAGCTGGAGAACGAGGGCTACGAGGCCTACACGAAGGGTGGCCCCGTGAGCGGAGCGAACTCAGGAGGTACGGTCGCGTGA
- a CDS encoding cysteine desulfurase: MTDARQGLSGLLDTEAIRKDFPILDRTVHDGKKIVYLDSAATSQKPRQVLDALSEYYERHNANVHRGVYTIAEEATALYEGARDKVAAFINAPSRNEVIFTKNASESLNLVANMLGWADEPYRVDSDTEIVTTEMEHHSNIVPWQLLSQRTGAKLKWFGITDDGRLDLSNIEEIITEKTKIVSFTLVSNIMGTINPVEKIIRRAQQVGALVCIDASQAAPHMVLDVQALQADFVAFTGHKMVGPTGIGVLWGRQELLEDLPPFLGGGEMIETVSMHSSTYAPAPHKFEAGTPPIAQAVGLGAAVDYLSAIGMENIHRHEQAITEYAVKRLLEVPDLRIIGPATAEDRGATISFTLGDIHPHDVGQVLDEQGIAVRVGHHCARPVCLRYGIPATTRASFYLYSTPAEVDALVDGLEHVRNFFG, encoded by the coding sequence GTGACTGACGCCCGACAGGGGCTCTCCGGCCTCCTCGACACCGAGGCGATCCGCAAGGACTTCCCGATCCTGGACCGCACGGTCCACGACGGCAAGAAGATCGTTTACCTGGACAGCGCGGCGACCTCGCAGAAGCCGCGTCAGGTGCTCGACGCTCTCAGCGAGTACTACGAGCGGCACAACGCCAACGTGCACCGCGGTGTGTACACGATCGCGGAAGAGGCCACCGCGCTGTACGAAGGCGCTCGCGACAAGGTCGCGGCCTTCATCAACGCACCCAGCCGCAACGAGGTGATCTTCACCAAGAACGCCTCGGAGTCGCTCAACCTCGTCGCCAACATGCTCGGCTGGGCGGATGAGCCCTACCGGGTCGACAGTGACACCGAGATCGTCACCACGGAGATGGAGCACCACTCCAACATCGTGCCGTGGCAGCTGCTCTCGCAGCGCACCGGTGCGAAGCTGAAGTGGTTCGGCATCACGGACGACGGCCGGCTCGACCTGTCGAACATCGAAGAGATCATCACGGAGAAGACGAAGATCGTCTCCTTCACCCTGGTCTCCAACATCATGGGCACGATCAACCCGGTGGAGAAGATCATCCGCCGGGCCCAGCAGGTCGGCGCGCTGGTCTGCATCGACGCCTCGCAGGCGGCCCCGCACATGGTGCTGGACGTGCAGGCGCTGCAGGCCGACTTCGTGGCCTTCACCGGTCACAAGATGGTCGGCCCGACGGGCATCGGTGTGCTCTGGGGCCGGCAGGAGCTCCTCGAGGACCTGCCGCCGTTCCTCGGCGGCGGCGAGATGATCGAGACCGTGTCGATGCACTCGTCGACGTACGCCCCCGCTCCGCACAAGTTCGAGGCGGGCACGCCCCCGATCGCTCAGGCCGTAGGCCTCGGCGCGGCCGTGGACTACCTCTCCGCGATCGGCATGGAGAACATCCACCGCCATGAGCAGGCCATCACCGAGTACGCGGTGAAGCGGCTCCTGGAGGTCCCCGACCTCCGGATCATCGGTCCGGCGACGGCCGAGGACCGCGGTGCGACGATCTCCTTCACCCTCGGGGACATCCACCCCCACGACGTGGGCCAGGTGCTCGACGAGCAGGGCATCGCCGTCCGGGTCGGACACCACTGCGCACGACCGGTCTGCCTGCGGTACGGAATTCCTGCGACGACGCGAGCGTCGTTCTACCTGTACTCCACGCCCGCCGAGGTCGACGCCCTGGTGGACGGCCTGGAGCACGTGCGGAACTTTTTCGGTTAG
- a CDS encoding DMT family transporter has protein sequence MACHRRARTRYVRPYATLCTLVRMGYGMLAAAIAAEVAGTTAMKYSEGFTRLWPSLITVVGYVLAFVLLAQTLKTLSIGTAYAIWAGAGTAAVAAIGILWMGESAGLAKLAGIALIIAGVVVLNLGGAH, from the coding sequence CTGGCCTGCCATCGACGGGCACGGACGCGTTATGTACGTCCGTACGCAACGTTGTGTACGCTTGTACGCATGGGATACGGGATGCTGGCCGCGGCCATCGCGGCGGAGGTGGCCGGGACGACGGCCATGAAGTACAGCGAGGGGTTCACCCGGCTCTGGCCCTCGCTCATCACGGTCGTGGGCTATGTGCTGGCCTTCGTACTGCTGGCCCAGACCCTCAAGACGCTGTCGATCGGCACCGCCTATGCCATCTGGGCGGGGGCGGGCACCGCGGCCGTCGCCGCCATCGGCATCCTCTGGATGGGTGAGTCCGCGGGCCTGGCCAAGCTGGCCGGCATCGCGCTGATCATCGCGGGGGTCGTCGTCCTCAACCTCGGAGGAGCCCACTGA
- a CDS encoding ABC transporter ATP-binding protein, whose amino-acid sequence MSSEPVVQARGLVKRYGTKAAVDGLDLEVAAGAVTAVLGPNGAGKTTTVETCEGYRRPDGGTVRVLGLDPVADAAALRPRIGVMLQSGGVYSGARADEMLRHMAKLHAHPLDVDALVERLGLGSCGRTTYRRLSGGQQQRLALAMAVVGRPELVFLDEPTAGLDPQARRSTWDLIRELRTDGVSVVLTTHFMDEAEELADDVAVIDAGRVIAQGSPEQLCRGGAENTLRFTGRPGLDLGSLLKALPDGSQAAELTTGAYRITGQIDPELLATVTSWCAQHGVMPDGIAVERHTLEDVFLELTGKELRA is encoded by the coding sequence ATGAGCAGCGAGCCCGTCGTACAGGCCAGGGGCCTTGTCAAGCGGTACGGCACCAAGGCGGCGGTCGACGGCCTCGACCTGGAGGTCGCCGCGGGCGCGGTGACCGCGGTCCTCGGCCCCAACGGCGCCGGCAAGACCACGACCGTCGAGACCTGTGAGGGCTACCGCCGCCCGGACGGGGGCACCGTGCGCGTCCTCGGCCTCGACCCGGTCGCGGACGCCGCCGCGCTCCGCCCCCGTATCGGCGTGATGCTGCAGTCCGGCGGTGTCTACTCCGGCGCACGCGCCGACGAGATGCTGCGCCACATGGCGAAACTGCACGCCCACCCGCTGGACGTCGACGCGCTCGTCGAGCGCCTCGGGCTCGGCAGCTGCGGCCGGACCACCTACCGCCGGCTCTCCGGCGGCCAGCAGCAGCGCCTCGCGCTGGCCATGGCCGTCGTCGGCCGCCCCGAGCTCGTCTTCCTGGACGAGCCGACGGCGGGGCTCGACCCGCAGGCCCGCCGCTCGACGTGGGACCTGATCCGGGAGCTGCGCACCGACGGTGTGTCGGTCGTGCTCACCACCCACTTCATGGACGAGGCCGAGGAGCTCGCCGACGACGTCGCCGTCATCGACGCGGGGCGGGTCATCGCCCAGGGCAGCCCGGAACAGCTGTGCCGTGGCGGCGCAGAGAACACCCTGCGCTTCACCGGCCGCCCCGGTCTGGACCTCGGCTCGCTGCTGAAGGCGCTGCCCGACGGCAGCCAGGCCGCCGAGCTGACCACCGGCGCCTACCGCATCACCGGGCAGATCGACCCGGAACTGCTGGCGACCGTCACCTCCTGGTGCGCCCAGCACGGCGTGATGCCCGACGGTATCGCGGTGGAGCGGCACACCCTCGAGGACGTCTTCCTGGAACTGACCGGCAAGGAGCTGCGCGCATGA
- a CDS encoding TetR/AcrR family transcriptional regulator has protein sequence MVRRYDPERRERIIDAAIRVVADQGIGGLSHRTVAAEADVPLGSTTYHFASLDELLVAALRRCNESFARTVRESACFSDPTVPLADGLTRLMGAWFAEGRRGPLALEYELYLAALRRPALRPVAAEWADALAVLIADRTDRSTARALTALLDGISLQVLLTGGEFDPEYTREMLARVADGAGR, from the coding sequence ATGGTCCGGCGGTACGACCCCGAGCGACGCGAGCGCATCATCGACGCGGCCATCCGCGTCGTCGCCGACCAGGGCATCGGAGGGCTCAGCCACCGCACCGTGGCCGCCGAGGCCGATGTGCCGCTCGGCTCGACGACTTATCACTTCGCCTCGCTCGACGAACTGCTGGTCGCCGCCCTGCGCCGGTGCAACGAGAGCTTCGCCCGGACGGTGCGGGAGAGCGCTTGTTTCTCCGATCCCACGGTCCCGCTCGCCGACGGGCTGACCCGGCTGATGGGGGCGTGGTTCGCGGAAGGGCGGCGCGGGCCTCTGGCGTTGGAGTACGAGCTGTACCTCGCGGCCCTGCGGCGGCCCGCCCTGCGGCCGGTCGCCGCCGAGTGGGCCGACGCCCTGGCCGTACTGATCGCCGACCGCACCGACCGGTCCACCGCACGGGCGCTCACGGCCCTGCTGGACGGGATCAGCCTCCAGGTGCTGCTCACCGGGGGTGAGTTCGACCCGGAGTACACCAGGGAGATGCTGGCCAGGGTCGCGGACGGGGCCGGCCGCTGA
- a CDS encoding COX15/CtaA family protein, whose product MVRVETPISYIAKRWTPSVKTARRAALTAVAMTVFIIVTGGAVRLTGSGLGCDTWPKCTDDSLFATPEQGLHGAIEFGNRMLTYVLSAAVGWAIIAARSLKPRRRGLTRLAWSQFWLVFGNAVIGGITVWAGLNPWSVAGHFLLANCLLTVAVITWVRMGEGDGAPRPRAPRPVRQLSWAIVVTTVVLIVLGTTVTGSGKHAGDSSDVPRMPWDWSAAAHIHAIAAWVVCALAIAMWFALRVVDAPADTRARARDLLVVLLAQGAIGYVQYFSDVPEILVGIHMFGSAILWIAVLRLLLSLRERPVGDAGVTAPASGQQPEPAAV is encoded by the coding sequence ATGGTGCGCGTGGAAACACCCATCTCCTACATCGCCAAGCGCTGGACACCGTCGGTGAAGACGGCCAGGCGTGCCGCGCTCACCGCGGTCGCGATGACCGTGTTCATCATCGTCACCGGCGGCGCGGTCCGGCTGACCGGTTCCGGCCTGGGCTGCGACACCTGGCCCAAGTGCACCGACGACAGCCTCTTCGCCACTCCCGAGCAGGGTCTGCACGGCGCCATCGAGTTCGGCAACCGGATGCTCACCTACGTCCTGTCGGCCGCGGTCGGCTGGGCGATCATCGCGGCGCGCTCCCTGAAGCCCCGCCGGCGCGGTCTCACCCGCCTGGCGTGGTCGCAGTTCTGGCTGGTATTCGGCAACGCCGTCATCGGCGGGATCACCGTCTGGGCCGGTCTCAACCCGTGGTCGGTGGCCGGGCACTTCCTGCTCGCCAACTGCCTGCTCACGGTGGCCGTGATCACCTGGGTGCGGATGGGCGAGGGCGACGGCGCACCGCGCCCGCGCGCCCCGCGCCCGGTGCGGCAGCTGTCCTGGGCAATCGTCGTCACCACGGTCGTCCTGATCGTGCTCGGCACCACCGTGACCGGCTCCGGCAAGCACGCCGGGGACAGCAGCGACGTGCCGCGCATGCCGTGGGACTGGAGCGCCGCCGCCCACATCCACGCGATCGCCGCCTGGGTCGTCTGCGCCCTGGCCATCGCGATGTGGTTCGCCCTGCGTGTCGTCGACGCACCCGCCGACACCCGGGCCCGCGCCCGTGACCTGCTGGTCGTGCTGCTGGCGCAGGGCGCCATCGGATACGTCCAGTACTTCAGCGACGTGCCCGAGATCCTGGTCGGCATCCACATGTTCGGCTCGGCCATCCTGTGGATCGCGGTCCTGCGCCTGCTGCTGTCGCTGCGCGAGCGCCCCGTGGGCGACGCCGGCGTAACCGCTCCGGCGAGCGGGCAGCAGCCGGAGCCCGCGGCCGTCTGA
- a CDS encoding bifunctional 3-phenylpropionate/cinnamic acid dioxygenase ferredoxin subunit: MAFVKACALSELEDDTPKRVELDGTPVSVVRTEGEVFAINDICSHANVSLSEGEVEDCAIECWLHGSSFDLRTGKPSGLPATRPVPVYPVKIEGDDVLVSVTQES, encoded by the coding sequence ATGGCCTTCGTCAAAGCCTGTGCGCTGAGTGAGCTGGAGGACGACACCCCCAAGAGGGTGGAGCTCGACGGCACTCCGGTATCCGTCGTCCGCACCGAGGGCGAGGTGTTCGCGATCAACGACATCTGCTCGCACGCGAACGTCTCGCTGTCGGAGGGCGAGGTGGAGGACTGCGCGATCGAGTGCTGGCTGCACGGATCGAGCTTCGACCTCCGCACCGGCAAGCCGTCCGGTCTTCCCGCGACGCGCCCCGTCCCCGTATACCCCGTAAAGATCGAAGGGGACGATGTGCTCGTCTCCGTCACCCAGGAGTCCTGA
- the sufU gene encoding Fe-S cluster assembly sulfur transfer protein SufU gives MKLDSMYQEVILDHYKHPHGRGLRDGDAEVHHVNPTCGDEITLRVKYDGETIADVSYEGQGCSISQASASVLNDLLVGKELGDAQKIQETFLELMQSKGQLEPDEAMEEILEDAVAFAGVSKYPARVKCALLSWMAWKDATAQALSEGKTA, from the coding sequence GTGAAGCTTGATTCCATGTACCAGGAAGTGATCCTGGACCACTACAAGCACCCCCACGGGCGTGGCCTGCGGGACGGCGACGCCGAGGTGCACCACGTCAACCCGACGTGCGGCGACGAGATCACGCTCCGCGTGAAATACGACGGCGAGACCATCGCCGACGTCAGTTACGAGGGCCAGGGCTGCTCCATCAGCCAGGCCAGCGCCTCCGTGCTCAACGACCTGCTCGTCGGCAAGGAGCTCGGTGACGCGCAGAAGATCCAGGAGACCTTCCTGGAACTGATGCAGTCCAAGGGACAGCTGGAGCCGGACGAAGCGATGGAGGAGATCCTGGAGGACGCGGTCGCGTTCGCCGGAGTCTCCAAGTACCCGGCCCGGGTCAAGTGCGCGCTGCTGAGCTGGATGGCGTGGAAAGACGCGACGGCGCAGGCGCTGTCCGAAGGGAAGACGGCATGA
- a CDS encoding ABC transporter permease, giving the protein MSAGTYTPRPGAAPLPRMIAAQAALETRMLLRNGEQLLLTVVIPTLLLVLFSAVDIVDTGTGEPVDFLAPGVLALAVMSTAFTGQAIATGFERRYGVLKRLGASPLPRWGLMTAKTLSVLVTEVLQIVLLTVIAFALGWSPEGNPFAVLLLLLLGTVAFSGLGLLMAGTLKAEATLAAANLVFLLLLVGGGVIVPLDKFPDAAQSVLGLLPISALSDGLRDVLQHGAAMPWGDAAVLAVWAVLGLGAAARFFRWE; this is encoded by the coding sequence ATGAGCGCCGGTACGTACACCCCGCGCCCCGGCGCCGCCCCCCTGCCCCGCATGATCGCCGCGCAGGCCGCGCTCGAGACGCGGATGCTCCTGCGCAACGGCGAGCAGCTGCTGCTGACGGTGGTGATCCCGACCCTGCTGCTCGTGCTGTTCAGCGCGGTCGACATCGTCGACACGGGCACGGGTGAGCCGGTCGACTTCCTCGCGCCCGGCGTCCTCGCGCTCGCGGTGATGTCCACGGCCTTCACCGGCCAGGCCATCGCGACCGGTTTCGAACGGCGTTACGGGGTGCTCAAGCGGCTGGGTGCCTCACCCCTGCCCCGCTGGGGTCTGATGACGGCGAAGACCCTCTCGGTGCTGGTCACGGAGGTGCTGCAGATCGTCCTGCTGACGGTGATCGCCTTCGCGCTGGGCTGGTCGCCCGAGGGCAACCCGTTCGCGGTGCTGCTGCTCCTCCTGCTGGGCACCGTGGCGTTCTCCGGGCTCGGGCTCCTGATGGCCGGCACGCTCAAGGCCGAGGCCACGCTGGCCGCGGCCAACCTGGTCTTCCTGCTGCTGCTGGTCGGCGGCGGGGTCATCGTGCCGCTGGACAAGTTCCCGGACGCGGCGCAGTCGGTCCTGGGCCTGCTCCCGATCTCGGCGCTCTCCGACGGGCTCAGGGACGTGCTGCAGCACGGCGCGGCGATGCCCTGGGGTGACGCGGCGGTCCTGGCCGTCTGGGCGGTGCTGGGGCTGGGCGCGGCGGCGAGGTTCTTCCGCTGGGAGTGA
- a CDS encoding helix-turn-helix transcriptional regulator has product MKYVGEAPQEELATGERSTRNRVARSILDHGPSTAADLAKRVGLTQAAVRRHLDALVSDDVVEAREQRVYGARTRGRPAKVFALTDCGRDAFDQSYDKLAADALRWIADTAGDEALVAFARARMAAQSDSYRAVIEAAGPEARTEALAKALSADGYAATARSAPGPQQGEQLCQHHCPVAHVAEQFPQLCEAETEFFSSLLGTHVQRLATLAHGDGVCTTFVPRSSPTAPQTTHSASASTAGRNPA; this is encoded by the coding sequence GTGAAATACGTTGGCGAGGCTCCTCAGGAGGAACTCGCGACCGGTGAGCGTTCGACGCGCAACCGGGTCGCGCGCTCCATCCTGGACCACGGCCCGTCCACCGCCGCCGATCTCGCGAAGCGCGTCGGCCTGACGCAGGCGGCGGTGCGCCGTCACCTGGACGCGCTCGTCTCCGACGACGTGGTCGAGGCCCGCGAACAGCGGGTGTACGGGGCGCGGACCCGTGGCCGTCCCGCCAAGGTCTTCGCACTCACCGACTGCGGCAGGGACGCGTTCGACCAGTCCTACGACAAGCTCGCCGCCGACGCGCTGCGCTGGATCGCCGACACGGCGGGGGACGAGGCGCTCGTCGCTTTCGCCCGCGCCAGGATGGCCGCCCAGTCGGATTCGTACCGCGCCGTGATCGAGGCCGCGGGCCCCGAGGCGCGCACCGAGGCCTTGGCCAAGGCCTTGTCCGCCGACGGGTACGCTGCTACCGCGCGCAGCGCGCCGGGCCCTCAGCAGGGCGAGCAGCTGTGCCAGCACCACTGCCCGGTCGCGCACGTAGCCGAGCAGTTCCCGCAGCTGTGCGAGGCGGAGACGGAATTCTTCTCCAGCCTGCTCGGGACCCATGTGCAGCGTCTCGCCACCCTCGCCCACGGCGACGGTGTGTGCACGACGTTCGTTCCGCGCAGCAGCCCCACAGCACCACAGACCACTCATTCAGCATCTGCAAGTACGGCCGGGAGGAACCCCGCATGA
- the sufB gene encoding Fe-S cluster assembly protein SufB, giving the protein MTLPTETAHPELEGLGTYEFGWADSDAAGAAAKRGLSEAVVRDISEKKNEPEWMLKLRLKGLKLFGKKPMPNWGSDLSGIDFDNIKYFVRSTEKQAESWEDLPEDIKNTYDKLGIPEAEKQRLVAGVAAQYESEVVYHQINEELEAQGVIFMDTDTALKEHPELFKEYFGTVIPVGDNKFASLNSAVWSGGSFIYVPKGVHVEIPLQAYFRINTENMGQFERTLIIVDEDAYVHYVEGCTAPIYSSDSLHSAVVEIIVKKGGRCRYTTIQNWSNNVYNLVTKRAVAYEGATMEWVDGNIGSKVTMKYPAVYLMGEHAKGETLSIAFAGEGQHQDAGAKMVHMAPNTSSNIVSKSVARGGGRTSYRGLIEIGEGAPGAKSNVLCDALLVDTISRSDTYPYVDVREDDVSMGHEATVSKVSEDQLFYLMSRGMTEFEAMAMIVRGFVEPIAKELPMEYALELNRLIELQMEGSVG; this is encoded by the coding sequence ATGACGCTCCCCACGGAGACTGCCCACCCTGAGCTCGAGGGTCTGGGCACGTACGAATTCGGCTGGGCCGACTCCGACGCGGCAGGCGCGGCGGCGAAGCGCGGCCTGTCCGAAGCTGTCGTCCGCGACATCTCGGAGAAGAAGAACGAACCGGAGTGGATGCTGAAGCTCCGGCTCAAGGGCCTGAAGCTGTTCGGCAAGAAGCCCATGCCGAACTGGGGCTCGGACCTGTCGGGCATCGACTTCGACAACATCAAGTACTTCGTGCGGTCCACGGAGAAGCAGGCGGAGTCCTGGGAGGACCTGCCCGAGGACATCAAGAACACGTACGACAAGCTCGGCATCCCGGAGGCGGAGAAGCAGCGCCTGGTCGCCGGTGTCGCCGCGCAGTACGAGTCCGAGGTGGTCTACCACCAGATCAACGAGGAGCTCGAGGCGCAGGGTGTCATCTTCATGGACACCGACACGGCGCTGAAGGAGCACCCGGAGCTCTTCAAGGAGTACTTCGGCACCGTCATCCCCGTCGGTGACAACAAGTTCGCCTCGCTGAACTCCGCCGTGTGGTCCGGTGGCTCCTTCATCTACGTGCCGAAGGGCGTGCACGTCGAGATCCCGCTCCAGGCCTACTTCCGTATCAACACGGAGAACATGGGCCAGTTCGAGCGGACGCTGATCATCGTCGACGAGGACGCCTACGTCCACTACGTCGAGGGCTGCACCGCGCCGATCTACTCCTCGGACTCACTGCACTCCGCGGTCGTCGAGATCATCGTGAAGAAGGGCGGCCGCTGCCGCTACACGACCATCCAGAACTGGTCGAACAACGTCTACAACCTGGTCACCAAGCGTGCCGTGGCGTACGAGGGCGCGACCATGGAGTGGGTCGACGGCAACATCGGCTCCAAGGTCACCATGAAGTACCCGGCCGTCTACCTGATGGGCGAGCACGCCAAGGGCGAGACCCTGTCCATCGCCTTCGCGGGCGAGGGCCAGCACCAGGACGCCGGCGCCAAGATGGTCCACATGGCACCGAACACCTCCTCCAACATCGTCTCCAAGTCGGTGGCGCGAGGCGGTGGCCGCACCTCCTACCGCGGTCTCATCGAGATCGGCGAGGGTGCGCCGGGCGCCAAGTCCAACGTGCTGTGCGACGCGCTGCTCGTGGACACGATCTCCCGCTCCGACACGTACCCGTACGTCGACGTCCGTGAGGACGACGTGTCGATGGGTCACGAGGCGACCGTCTCCAAGGTCTCCGAGGACCAGCTCTTCTACCTGATGAGCCGCGGCATGACGGAGTTCGAGGCCATGGCGATGATCGTGCGCGGCTTCGTCGAGCCGATCGCCAAGGAGCTGCCCATGGAGTACGCCCTGGAGCTCAACCGGCTGATCGAGCTGCAGATGGAGGGTTCGGTCGGCTAG
- a CDS encoding metal-sulfur cluster assembly factor: MSENETLTTKPASEEEVREALYDVVDPELGIDVVNLGLIYGIHVDDANIATLDMTLTSAACPLTDVIEDQAKSATDGIVSELRINWVWMPPWGPDKITDDGREQLRALGFNV, encoded by the coding sequence ATGAGCGAGAACGAGACCCTCACCACCAAGCCGGCCTCCGAGGAGGAGGTCCGCGAGGCGCTGTACGACGTGGTCGACCCCGAGCTGGGTATCGACGTCGTCAACCTGGGCCTGATCTACGGTATCCACGTCGACGACGCGAACATCGCGACACTCGACATGACGCTGACGTCCGCGGCCTGTCCGCTGACCGACGTCATCGAGGACCAGGCGAAGTCCGCCACCGACGGCATCGTCAGCGAGCTGCGGATCAACTGGGTCTGGATGCCGCCGTGGGGCCCGGACAAGATCACCGACGACGGCCGTGAGCAGCTTCGGGCGCTCGGCTTCAACGTCTGA